A single genomic interval of Notolabrus celidotus isolate fNotCel1 chromosome 13, fNotCel1.pri, whole genome shotgun sequence harbors:
- the traf3ip2a gene encoding adapter protein CIKS, with the protein MDSSKGPCPHMSVPVEMDESMTPSSVDLAFAHSCKQCSEDRETTKEPQEYDCEEEEEKWRPPESQFLHAAPKHHFIPPTSPGHVKSPHPAGAWPCGLREQAPLYEQDFMVNHSRGFSHASHKPEVRSVEEAESLEPPLPLLSDANSPHYVPQGYSAARVPGPTPIQRRCLCCPPANLPHHSPNDYYNKHDYPAGPRLQHKHPQPAGNPPNKEQQFQPSPNAPWGPAPRCAVPPRDVMHEVGVDSSLQPGPGPVTREIKRVISLPEESRNVFVTYSVDVAEDIVPFVKFLNDQGFRPAIDIFDDTIQRMSITKWMDRYLNDKSVLIIVVISPRYKEDVEGHGDDEHGLHTKYIHNQIQNEFIRQGCLNFRLVPVLFPNATKRHVPNWLQSTRIYRWPQDNTGLLLRLLREERYIIPPRGGDLTLTVRPV; encoded by the exons GGCCCTGCCCTCACATGAGTGTCCCCGTGGAGATGGATGAGAGCATGACACCCTCTAGTGTGGACCTGGCCTTTGCTCACTCCTGCAAACAGtgcagtgaggacagagagaccaCCAAAGAGCCACAGGAGTATGActgcgaggaggaggaggagaagtggagACCACCTGAGAGTCAGTTCCTGCATGCTGCCCCCAAACACCACTTCATTCCCCCTACAAGTCCAGGCCACGTGAAGTCCCCCCACCCTGCAGGGGCCTGGCCCTGTGGTCTCAGAGAGCAGGCACCACTGTATGAGCAGGACTTCATGGTTAACCACAGTAGAGGCTTTTCCCACGCTTCACACAAGCCTGAGGTTCGCTCtgtggaggaggcagagagctTGGAGCCCCCACTCCCACTCCTCTCTGATGCTAACAGCCCCCACTACGTCCCCCAAGGATACTCTGCAGCACGTGTGCCCG GTCCAACCCCAATCCAGAGGAGGTGTCTGTGCTGCCCTCCGGCCAATCTGCCCCATCACAGTCCCAATGATTACTATAATAAGCATGATTACCCAGCAGGTCCACGCCTGCAGCATAAGCACCCCCAACCAGCAGG GAATCCCCCCAATAAAGAGCAACAGTTTCAACCTTCTCCAAACGCCCCCTGGGGACCAGCGCCTCGCTGCGCAGTCCCTCCAAGAGATGTGATGCATGAGGTGGGCGTGGATAGCTCCCTCCAGCCTGGTCCCGGTCCGGTCACAAGGGAGATCAAGAGGGTCATCAGCCTACCTGAGGAGAGCC GAAACGTTTTCGTCACATACTCGGTGGACGTGGCGGAGGACATCGTTCCTTTCGTCAAATTCCTGAACGACCAGGGCTTCAGACCAGCA ATCGACATCTTTGATGACACGATTCAAAGGATGTCCATCACCAAGTGGATGGACAGATACCTGAATGAT AAATCAGTGCTCATCATCGTGGTCATCAGCCCCAGGTACAAGGAGGACGTGGAGGGACACGGAGACGATGAGCACGGCCTGCACACAAAGTACATTCACAACCAG ATCCAGAACGAGTTCATCCGACAGGGCTGCCTCAACTTCAGACTGGTCCCTGTGCTGTTTCCAAATGCGACCAAG agacATGTCCCAAACTGGCTGCAGAGCACCAGGATCTACCGCTGGCCTCAGGACAACACCGGCCTGCTACTGCGTCTGCTCAGAGAGGAGCGCTACATCATCCCGCCGCGTGGGGGCGACCTCACCCTCACCGTCCGTCCCGTCTGA